From Miscanthus floridulus cultivar M001 chromosome 15, ASM1932011v1, whole genome shotgun sequence, the proteins below share one genomic window:
- the LOC136507171 gene encoding putative F-box protein At1g47765 encodes MAAKLRKRDGNGRDSDRCRVRSLPEDIVLEVLVRLPAKALCRFRCVSKAWRTLISDPTFVAVQRSRARPHLVGVFFQECWPPEVRVMDMDGNVDRVFQVDMDDGNAFGMLQQAATQLNNVMVHASAVPMIINPDAGRACTVHIGRAAPSGAKLTFGHVALSGAFKVMYVEESLPSQICKVTTIVDGGVELLRWRQRSAPPFVTSWWPERRITVNGVVCCLPPPLSEYIWCSFFGHAPHSGL; translated from the coding sequence ATGGCAGCGAAACTACGCAAACGCGATGGCAACGGCCGCGATAGCGATCGCTGCCGCGTCCGCTCACTACCGGAGGACATCGTCTTGGAGGTGCTAGTCAGGCTACCGGCGAAGGCTCTGTGCCGGTTCCGGTGCGTCTCCAAGGCATGGCGTACCCTCATCTCCGACCCGACCTTTGTCGCCGTGCAGAGATCCCGCGCCCGTCCGCACCTCGTTGGCGTGTTCTTCCAAGAATGCTGGCCGCCGGAGGTGCGGGTGATGGACATGGACGGCAACGTCGACAGGGTGTTCCAGGTGGACATGGACGACGGCAACGCCTTCGGCATGCTTCAGCAAGCGGCCACACAACTCAATAATGTCATGGTTCATGCCAGTGCCGTTCCCATGATCATCAATCCGGATGCCGGGCGTGCATGCACCGTCCACATTGGTCGTGCCGCTCCATCCGGGGCCAAGTTGACCTTCGGCCACGTCGCGTTGTCTGGCGCTTTCAAGGTCATGTACGTCGAAGAATCTCTGCCGTCCCAGATCTGCAAGGTCACTACGATTGTCGATGGTGGTGTAGAGCTACTGAGATGGAGGCAAAGGTCGGCGCCGCCTTTCGTGACCAGCTGGTGGCCTGAAAGAAGGATCACAGTCAATGGCGTCGTCTGCTGCTTGCCACCTCCCTTGAGCGAGTATATATGGTGCAGCTTCTTCGGGCATGCACCGCATAGCGGCCTTTGA